The following proteins are co-located in the Andrena cerasifolii isolate SP2316 unplaced genomic scaffold, iyAndCera1_principal scaffold0726, whole genome shotgun sequence genome:
- the LOC143378165 gene encoding uncharacterized protein LOC143378165 — MVNETDSATVPTATEHQDSEHVKVVTAAPIRVPTFWPQNVSLWFRQLEAQFVIARITKDETKFGYVVAQLDGKYAEEVEDIICNPPDTKKYEAIKTELIKRLSDSDTTRVRKLLETEEIGDRTPTQFWRHLKELAGSAVKEDFLTEMWKSRLPSKTQLVLAATSDKDGAKLAEIADRIHEIPGERGKIASTSHTSEMDLLREELRQMRLQLNAVVNGQRRPRGRSQSKNRRGKRSPSNNRQQQDNMPRDLCWYHYNFADKAAKCVFPCKWTGPKPENQ, encoded by the coding sequence ATGGTGAACGAAACTGATAGTGCGACTGTCCCGACTGCTACGGAACATCAAGATTCCGAGCATGTCAAGGTTGTTACGGCTGCTCCCATTCGGGTTCCTACCTTTTGGCCCCAGAATGTGTCGCTATGGTTTCGTCAATTGGAGGCGCAATTCGTCATTGCGCGGATAACCAAGGACGAGACGAAATTTGGGTACGTGGTGGCACAACTCGACGGGAAGTATGCCGAAGAAGTCGAGGACATAATTTGTAATCCACCCGACACTAAGAAATACGAAGCCATCAAAACCGAACTGATAAAACGCTTGTCAGATTCGGATACAACACGCGTCAGGAAATTATTGGAGACGGAGGAGATCGGCGATCGGACGCCCACTCAATTTTGGCGTCACCTGAAGGAGTTAGCAGGCTCGGCAGTAAAGGAAGACTTTTTGACCGAGATGTGGAAGAGTCGTCTCCCAAGTAAGACTCAGCTCGTTTTGGCGGCGACGTCCGATAAGGACGGGGCGAAATTAGCCGAAATAGCTGACCGGATTCATGAGATACCGGGTGAAAGAGGAAAGATCGCTTCCACCTCGCATACCTCGGAGATGGACCTGCTTCGTGAAGAACTGCGGCAAATGCGGTTGCAGTTAAATGCAGTTGTAAATGGGCAAAGGAGACCGCGAGGGCGATCGCAGTCCAAGAACCGACGGGGGAAGAGATCTCCTAGCAATAATCGCCaacaacaggacaacatgccgcggGATTTATGTTGGTACCACTACAATTTCGCCGACAAAGCGGCGAAGTGCGTTTTCCCTTGCAAGTGGACCGGACCCAAGCCGGAAAACCAATAG